A genomic segment from Asterias amurensis chromosome 6, ASM3211899v1 encodes:
- the LOC139939166 gene encoding synaptosomal-associated protein 29-like translates to MSYGKRPKNPFDDDDKDFVFVPSGSSRSGGNKYGDFGYEEEENDQYGDPNAGAMSIQSQIEERQQNMLQSTQRSLGLVYESEDVGNETAHELLRQGEQLQNIDKKLDTINKDLDASKRHVTSLRSVFGGVVNYFQGKKAAKEEAAEQQRAPSKLQKMVNDRSDSSSSKMDEQEHPAMRLKNPKVTNYYSKYDTSGFEETPSSSSRDYSQKSRTQAFDSQLDDNLDELAAGIGRLKNLGLGLGDEIVRQNDDIDRITHKTGNVDTRIAGVNKDVNKILYR, encoded by the exons ATGTCTTACGGAAAACGTCCGAAAAACCCTttcgatgatgatgataaagaCTTCGTTTTTGTGCCGTCTGGATCATCTCGATCCGGAGGTAATAAGTATGGCGATTTTGGTTATGAAGAGGAGGAAAATGACCAATACGGGGACCCAAATGCCGGTGCAATGTCCATACAAAGTCAAATTGaagaaagacaacaaaatatgttgCAGAGCACACAACGTTCATTGGGTTTGGTGTACGAGTCGGAAGATGTAGGAAATGAAACAGCTCAC GAATTGTTACGACAAGGAGAACAACTTCAGAATATCGACAAGAAATTAGACACAATCAATAAGGACCTAGACGCCTCCAAAAGGCATGTGACATCTCTCCGCAGCGTCTTCGGAGGCGTTGTAAACTATTTCCAGGGGAAGAAAGCCGCTAAAGAGGAAGCTGCCGAACAGCAGAGAGCTCCAAGTAAACTTCAGAAAATGGTCAATGACCGATCGGATTCGAGTTCTAGCAAAATGGACGAGCAAGAGCACCCTGCAATGCGACTGAAGAATCCCAAAGTCACAAACTATTACAGTAAATACGATACCTCTGGCTTTGAAGAGACACCCTCATCTTCCTCAAGGGATTATAGTCAAAAGTCGAGGACGCAAGCGTTTGATTCACAGCTGGATGATAATTTAG ATGAACTGGCCGCAGGAATTGGTCGACTCAAAAaccttggtcttggtcttggagATGAGATTGTTAGACAGAACGATGACATTGACCGCATCACTCACAAAACAGGAAATGTGGACACCCGCATTGCAGGCGTCAATAAAGACGTCAACAAGATCTTGTACAGATGA